A window of Campylobacter cuniculorum DSM 23162 = LMG 24588 contains these coding sequences:
- a CDS encoding FUSC family protein gives MKKIIVENVKNVLMFNSTERVWQLPFFMALGVGMVLSVGAYYERIDLGLIAMIGVMAFLYVPNTPMYHRMAVVMCCSFGITLCFLLGLLTHLLPLLSPFLIAFVAATSSILVRYYDIGTPGYFFFVFACLLGAFSPFELKDYIFLTGIVCIGTMVANLIAFLYSLCVIYFFKNSLAKPIPPRGYLGFNIIVVDSVIMGTFVGFAVVLGAFLELERSYWVAVSCTAIMQGITLNSVWIKQIQRILGTALGVIFAWWLLGIEFNPFLFVLLMMFLVFMTEFVVTRNYALGMVFVTPYVTYLAEASSLMELNKDLIIRARLEDVAIGSVLGLLGGLVIHKPYLRKPFDKIAHHIFKVKF, from the coding sequence ATGAAAAAAATCATCGTCGAAAACGTTAAAAATGTTTTGATGTTTAATAGCACCGAAAGGGTGTGGCAATTGCCGTTTTTTATGGCTTTGGGTGTTGGCATGGTTTTGAGTGTGGGTGCGTATTATGAACGTATTGATTTGGGATTGATTGCTATGATAGGCGTGATGGCTTTTCTTTATGTCCCAAATACTCCAATGTATCATAGAATGGCAGTTGTGATGTGTTGCTCTTTTGGAATCACTCTTTGTTTTTTACTAGGACTTCTCACTCATTTATTGCCTTTGTTATCACCTTTTTTAATAGCATTTGTAGCAGCGACAAGCTCTATTTTAGTGCGTTATTACGATATAGGCACTCCGGGGTATTTTTTCTTTGTTTTTGCTTGTTTGCTCGGAGCCTTTTCTCCTTTTGAGCTTAAAGATTATATTTTTTTAACAGGAATCGTTTGCATAGGAACTATGGTTGCGAATTTAATTGCTTTTTTATATTCTTTATGCGTGATTTATTTTTTTAAAAACTCTTTAGCAAAGCCTATTCCACCAAGAGGATATTTGGGATTTAATATTATCGTCGTTGATTCTGTGATTATGGGAACTTTTGTGGGATTTGCTGTGGTTTTAGGTGCATTTTTAGAACTTGAGCGAAGTTATTGGGTGGCAGTAAGTTGCACAGCAATTATGCAGGGCATTACTTTAAATTCAGTTTGGATTAAACAAATTCAACGCATTTTGGGAACCGCTTTAGGAGTGATTTTTGCGTGGTGGCTTTTAGGGATTGAATTCAATCCTTTTTTATTCGTGCTTTTGATGATGTTTTTAGTTTTTATGACAGAATTTGTAGTAACGAGAAATTATGCTTTAGGAATGGTTTTTGTTACCCCTTATGTTACTTATCTTGCAGAAGCTTCGAGTTTAATGGAGCTTAATAAAGATTTGATTATCAGAGCAAGGCTTGAAGATGTTGCCATAGGAAGTGTTTTAGGGCTTTTAGGTGGTTTGGTCATTCATAAGCCTTATTTGAGAAAGCCTTTTGATAAAATAGCTCATCATATTTTCAAAGTGAAATTTTGA